The proteins below are encoded in one region of Leptotrichia sp. oral taxon 218:
- a CDS encoding family 16 glycosylhydrolase — protein sequence MKKTNILILLGFLSLSVIGSAKTQQIFEEKNYSIEMTQEKSELTSENNSSSTEENGKEEQSLLGKRRKKVSENTQTNGKYGKKSLWNKIVNRKKSDKNEEWKLVWDDEFDSNSLDMSKWSYWGDNNIPWNAGNYLDEKGNLVDQSGFKVKHYYLKDNVKVQDGNLVIEVKKENNKTVNIDGKQRKILYSSGAVHTKGKFSVQEGKIEMRAAMPKGVGTWPAFWMWPEWYSQGTKLADGEIDIFEIYGSDLSRVTGTTHVLKTTENKYQMFDGDDEKIKKNEDLTQFNTYAVEWDSKEVKWLFNGRVYKKRTMKEMEKKAGRNPFNQPYFLMINVALENQTGSDGDVDFPTEMKVDYVRVYKKDK from the coding sequence ATGAAAAAAACAAATATATTAATTTTATTGGGATTTTTGAGCTTGAGTGTCATTGGAAGCGCAAAGACGCAACAGATTTTTGAAGAAAAAAATTATTCGATTGAAATGACACAAGAAAAGTCGGAGTTGACTAGTGAAAATAATTCTAGTAGTACTGAAGAAAATGGAAAAGAAGAACAAAGTCTTTTGGGAAAAAGAAGAAAAAAAGTTAGTGAAAATACTCAGACAAACGGAAAATATGGAAAAAAATCACTTTGGAATAAAATTGTGAATAGAAAAAAAAGTGATAAAAATGAAGAATGGAAATTAGTTTGGGATGATGAATTTGATTCGAACAGTTTAGATATGTCTAAATGGAGCTACTGGGGAGATAATAACATTCCTTGGAATGCGGGAAATTATTTGGATGAGAAAGGAAATTTGGTGGATCAGTCTGGATTTAAGGTTAAACATTATTATTTAAAGGATAATGTTAAAGTGCAAGATGGAAATTTAGTCATTGAAGTGAAAAAAGAGAATAATAAAACTGTGAATATTGATGGAAAACAGAGAAAAATATTGTATAGTTCTGGAGCAGTTCACACTAAAGGAAAATTTTCTGTGCAAGAAGGTAAGATTGAGATGAGAGCGGCTATGCCTAAAGGTGTAGGAACTTGGCCTGCTTTTTGGATGTGGCCTGAATGGTATAGCCAAGGGACTAAGTTAGCGGATGGAGAAATTGATATTTTTGAAATTTATGGTTCTGATTTGTCAAGAGTGACTGGGACTACACATGTTTTAAAAACGACGGAAAATAAATATCAGATGTTTGACGGAGATGATGAAAAGATTAAAAAGAATGAAGATTTGACACAATTTAATACTTATGCTGTCGAATGGGATTCAAAAGAAGTAAAATGGCTATTTAACGGAAGAGTTTACAAAAAGAGAACTATGAAGGAAATGGAGAAAAAAGCTGGAAGAAATCCATTTAATCAGCCATATTTTCTTATGATAAATGTGGCGCTTGAAAATCAAACTGGAAGTGATGGAGATGTGGATTTTCCGACAGAGATGAAAGTTGATTATGTGAGAGTCTATAAAAAAGATAAATAA
- a CDS encoding ribose-phosphate pyrophosphokinase, producing MEVKKFKENDVKIFAGSSAKKLAQKIADYVGLPLSKNKIQKFADGEIFTKSLESVRGSKVFVVQSTAGKVNENLMELLIFIDVLKRASAKEIIAIIPYFAYARQDRTINPHDPITAKLVSNLLFTAGATRIVTMELHTRQTQGFFDIPVDHMEPLPILAKYFEKKGFSQSEDVVVVAPDIGSLKRARGFAKWLEVPLAIVEKRKNENGKYEVENLIGDVRGKKVILLDDMINTGKTVCNAADALIKNGATEVYCCATHAVFSDYAVKRLKESVIKEVVVTDTIELREDEYFEKLTVLSTAKIFGEAVKRIVVYKEMSNLFVK from the coding sequence ATGGAAGTTAAAAAGTTTAAGGAAAATGATGTAAAGATATTTGCTGGTTCTTCGGCAAAAAAATTGGCGCAAAAAATAGCGGATTATGTAGGGCTGCCACTTTCAAAAAATAAGATTCAAAAATTTGCGGATGGAGAAATATTTACAAAATCGCTTGAAAGTGTGAGAGGAAGTAAAGTTTTTGTCGTGCAGTCAACTGCGGGAAAAGTGAATGAAAATTTGATGGAACTTCTGATTTTTATAGATGTGCTAAAAAGAGCGTCTGCTAAAGAAATTATAGCGATTATTCCATATTTTGCATATGCAAGGCAAGATAGGACGATTAATCCACATGATCCAATTACTGCAAAATTAGTTTCAAATTTATTGTTTACAGCTGGGGCGACAAGAATTGTTACGATGGAGTTGCATACTAGACAGACACAGGGCTTTTTTGACATTCCAGTTGATCATATGGAGCCGCTTCCGATTTTGGCAAAATATTTTGAAAAAAAAGGATTTTCTCAAAGTGAAGATGTCGTTGTTGTGGCACCTGACATAGGTTCACTAAAAAGGGCAAGAGGTTTTGCCAAATGGCTTGAAGTGCCACTTGCGATTGTAGAAAAGAGAAAAAATGAAAATGGGAAATATGAAGTTGAAAATTTAATTGGAGATGTGCGTGGTAAAAAGGTTATTTTGCTTGATGATATGATTAATACAGGAAAAACGGTTTGTAATGCAGCAGATGCGTTAATTAAAAACGGTGCAACAGAAGTGTATTGCTGTGCGACTCATGCGGTATTTTCAGATTATGCGGTAAAAAGACTAAAGGAATCTGTAATTAAAGAAGTTGTCGTAACAGACACAATTGAGTTAAGAGAAGATGAATATTTTGAAAAACTTACTGTTTTATCAACAGCTAAGATTTTTGGAGAAGCGGTAAAAAGAATAGTTGTTTATAAAGAAATGAGTAATTTATTTGTGAAATAA
- a CDS encoding class I SAM-dependent methyltransferase, with the protein MSHYFSEVQDVKSAKKIINYEIKNEKFEFLTDNGVFSKTKVDFGTDVMLRTFLNENKKLENIRILDIGCGYGVVSVVLKRFFEKAKILSTDVNERALELTKENIQKNNRTDDFEVRKSFVFDNISENFDVILSNPPIRAGKQVIFEIYEKSFFHLNKNGEFYCVIQTKHGAKSTKKKLEELFGNCTTLVIEAGYRIFRCVKNS; encoded by the coding sequence ATGAGCCATTATTTTTCTGAAGTGCAAGATGTGAAATCAGCAAAAAAAATAATAAATTATGAAATTAAAAATGAAAAATTTGAGTTTTTGACTGATAATGGAGTTTTTTCAAAGACAAAAGTTGATTTTGGGACTGATGTGATGTTGCGGACTTTTTTGAATGAAAATAAAAAATTGGAAAATATTAGAATTTTGGATATTGGTTGCGGATATGGCGTTGTTTCTGTTGTTTTAAAAAGATTTTTTGAAAAAGCAAAAATTTTATCGACGGATGTCAATGAGAGAGCGCTGGAATTGACAAAAGAAAATATACAAAAAAATAATAGGACAGATGATTTTGAAGTTAGAAAATCTTTTGTATTTGACAATATTTCTGAAAATTTCGATGTGATTTTATCTAATCCACCAATTAGAGCAGGAAAGCAAGTGATTTTTGAAATTTATGAAAAAAGTTTTTTTCATTTAAACAAAAACGGAGAATTTTACTGCGTGATTCAAACTAAACATGGAGCTAAGAGTACGAAAAAAAAATTGGAAGAACTTTTTGGAAATTGTACTACACTTGTGATTGAAGCTGGATATAGAATTTTTAGATGTGTTAAAAATAGTTAA
- a CDS encoding 5'-nucleotidase C-terminal domain-containing protein, giving the protein MKDKDDKKIQLTGAEKDKVIKFVNENKNIKFVKNEPQAEKLLEGYKKEKNEMGKKSVGKILDKIPGGSENRIPDAKNPEGSLATTLVMESVLDKLKTIGTRNIDFVIGNAGNIRITLEPGEFNYDLAYTLLPFATNTIYTLEIKGSEVKQVLEDAIDYSLTGGSTGSFPYGAGIRYEATKAGKLGTRVKKIEVLDRKSNEWVPIDSNKTYVMGTNSYIASGKDGYKTLGEIIKTRGGTNTYLSDVPIFIDYVKAKKEISRPKSSNVIFKY; this is encoded by the coding sequence GTGAAGGATAAAGACGATAAAAAAATTCAATTGACTGGAGCAGAAAAAGATAAAGTTATTAAATTTGTAAATGAAAATAAAAATATTAAATTTGTAAAAAATGAACCTCAAGCTGAAAAATTATTGGAAGGTTACAAAAAAGAAAAAAATGAAATGGGTAAAAAATCAGTTGGAAAAATTTTAGATAAAATTCCAGGTGGTTCTGAAAACCGTATTCCAGATGCAAAAAATCCAGAAGGTTCTCTTGCAACAACTCTTGTCATGGAATCAGTTTTAGACAAATTAAAAACTATTGGAACTAGAAATATCGACTTTGTCATTGGAAATGCCGGAAATATAAGAATTACTCTGGAACCAGGAGAATTTAACTATGACCTTGCGTATACTTTGCTGCCTTTTGCCACAAATACAATTTATACGCTTGAAATCAAAGGTTCAGAAGTAAAACAGGTGCTTGAAGATGCGATAGATTATTCACTTACAGGTGGTTCAACTGGATCATTCCCTTATGGTGCTGGAATCAGATATGAAGCTACAAAAGCGGGAAAACTTGGAACAAGAGTCAAAAAAATCGAAGTGCTTGACAGAAAATCAAACGAATGGGTTCCAATTGACTCAAACAAAACTTATGTAATGGGAACAAATTCATACATTGCAAGTGGAAAAGACGGTTACAAAACTCTTGGTGAAATCATAAAAACTCGTGGTGGAACAAATACATATTTAAGCGATGTCCCTATTTTTATTGACTATGTAAAAGCTAAAAAAGAAATTTCAAGACCAAAAAGCTCAAATGTAATTTTCAAATACTAA
- a CDS encoding metallophosphoesterase, translating to MKKLFLLALTITIFSATQNVAMAKTTKNKKSTNSNFELNVAHINDHHSHLEEEKMPLKLGDQTVTVNIGGMARMAQAIDDFRKENKNTLVLHAGDAQTGTLYFTLFEGKADANIMNEIKFDAFTLGNHEFDAGNKGLKGFLDVLKVPVVSANVVPDKGSILENKWKPYIIKNINGEKVAIIGIEVVKKTKESSSPGDDIKFYDEVETARKYVKEVQDKGINKIILLSHAGYERNLEIAKKVEGIDLIVSGDTHYLLGSQFEQFGLKVADPDYPKKLTMPTVSQLM from the coding sequence ATGAAAAAGTTATTTTTATTAGCGCTGACAATCACAATATTTTCAGCTACACAAAATGTCGCAATGGCAAAAACGACTAAAAATAAAAAAAGCACTAACTCAAATTTTGAGTTAAATGTTGCCCACATCAATGACCATCACTCGCATCTGGAAGAAGAAAAAATGCCATTAAAATTAGGAGACCAAACTGTTACAGTAAATATCGGCGGAATGGCTAGAATGGCTCAAGCAATTGACGATTTTAGAAAAGAAAACAAAAATACTCTTGTTCTACACGCTGGAGACGCACAAACTGGGACTCTTTACTTCACATTATTCGAAGGAAAAGCTGACGCAAATATAATGAACGAAATCAAATTTGACGCATTCACATTGGGAAATCACGAATTTGATGCTGGAAATAAAGGATTAAAAGGATTTTTAGATGTTCTAAAAGTTCCAGTTGTTTCAGCAAATGTTGTACCTGACAAAGGAAGCATCTTAGAAAATAAATGGAAACCTTACATCATTAAAAACATAAATGGCGAAAAAGTTGCAATTATCGGAATCGAAGTTGTGAAAAAAACTAAAGAATCTTCAAGTCCTGGAGATGACATAAAATTTTACGACGAAGTGGAAACAGCAAGAAAATATGTAAAAGAAGTTCAAGATAAAGGAATTAACAAAATAATTCTGCTTTCTCATGCAGGATACGAAAGAAATCTTGAAATTGCAAAAAAAGTTGAAGGAATTGATTTAATCGTATCAGGAGATACACACTATTTATTGGGTTCTCAATTTGAGCAATTTGGACTAAAAGTGGCAGATCCTGATTATCCAAAAAAATTGACCATGCCAACGGTGAGCCAACTTATGTAG
- a CDS encoding metalloregulator ArsR/SmtB family transcription factor, which translates to MDKLCEKYKNSLYSGLSKIGKCLSSDKRIEILDLLSQGKKTVEKIARETGMTIANTSRHLQILKDGNLVSCEKKKNFVVYKIANEKIIDLVYLLINVGETQLSDVQKIHDEFYEKCCKTKILTVEEAQKMVEEENVVIIDLRPEDEFNSQHIENAINIPMKMLEENLKDLPKDKKIIVYCRGRNCAYANIAAKILTNNGFCAYSLNQSYYEWNKSKI; encoded by the coding sequence ATGGATAAATTATGTGAAAAATACAAAAACAGCCTTTACAGCGGACTGTCAAAAATTGGGAAATGTCTGTCAAGTGACAAACGGATTGAAATTTTGGATTTGCTTTCGCAAGGGAAAAAAACTGTGGAAAAAATTGCTCGTGAAACTGGAATGACAATTGCAAACACTTCTCGCCACTTGCAAATATTGAAAGATGGAAATTTGGTTTCTTGTGAAAAAAAGAAAAATTTTGTCGTCTATAAAATTGCCAATGAAAAAATTATCGATTTGGTTTATCTTCTGATAAATGTCGGTGAAACGCAACTTTCCGATGTACAAAAAATTCACGACGAATTTTACGAAAAATGTTGCAAAACAAAAATTTTAACTGTTGAAGAAGCGCAAAAAATGGTTGAAGAAGAAAATGTTGTAATAATTGACTTGCGACCAGAAGATGAATTTAATTCACAGCACATTGAAAATGCGATAAATATTCCAATGAAAATGCTAGAAGAAAACTTGAAAGATTTGCCAAAAGATAAAAAAATAATCGTCTACTGCCGTGGAAGAAACTGCGCCTATGCCAACATCGCTGCAAAAATCTTAACTAATAATGGTTTTTGCGCATATAGCTTAAATCAAAGCTACTATGAATGGAATAAATCAAAAATATAA
- the trxB gene encoding thioredoxin-disulfide reductase, which yields MLYDSVIIGSGPAGLTAAIYLGRAGLKNIIINGMEPGGQLTTTTEVENFPGFPEGIDGSQLIENIKSQAKKFGAEFLQAQVKEIEYNERPFKIHLDGKNIIEAKTIIVSTGASARYLGIENEKENIGRGVSACATCDGFFYRGKEVVVIGGGDTAMEEATFLTRFATKVTIIHRRDELRASAIMQKRAKDNEKIAWKLNYTPKKVLSDGKVTGIELINNKTGETEVLKTDGIFVAIGRNPNTKFLGAAVELDKNGYILTKGKSSKTNIPGIFAAGDVCDARYQQAIVASGNGAIAALDAEEYLVEHSL from the coding sequence ATGTTATATGATTCAGTAATTATAGGTTCTGGACCAGCTGGACTTACAGCTGCAATCTATTTGGGACGGGCAGGATTGAAAAATATTATTATAAATGGAATGGAGCCAGGTGGACAGCTTACAACTACGACTGAAGTGGAAAATTTTCCAGGATTTCCTGAAGGAATTGACGGCTCACAATTGATAGAAAATATAAAATCTCAAGCAAAAAAATTTGGAGCGGAATTTTTACAAGCACAAGTGAAAGAAATTGAATATAATGAAAGGCCTTTTAAAATCCATTTAGACGGCAAGAATATTATTGAAGCAAAAACTATAATAGTGTCAACTGGTGCGAGTGCAAGATATTTGGGAATTGAAAATGAAAAGGAAAATATTGGAAGAGGAGTGAGCGCCTGTGCGACTTGTGACGGATTTTTTTATCGTGGAAAAGAAGTCGTTGTAATTGGCGGAGGAGATACTGCGATGGAAGAAGCGACTTTTCTTACAAGATTTGCGACAAAAGTGACAATTATTCACAGAAGAGATGAATTAAGGGCTTCAGCAATTATGCAAAAAAGAGCCAAAGACAATGAAAAAATTGCATGGAAATTGAATTACACTCCTAAAAAAGTTTTGTCTGATGGAAAAGTTACAGGAATTGAATTGATAAATAATAAGACTGGTGAGACAGAAGTTTTAAAAACAGACGGAATTTTTGTGGCAATTGGAAGAAATCCGAATACAAAATTTTTAGGCGCTGCTGTTGAACTTGACAAAAATGGGTATATTTTGACAAAAGGGAAATCTTCCAAGACAAATATTCCTGGAATCTTTGCTGCGGGAGATGTGTGTGACGCTAGATACCAACAGGCGATAGTTGCTTCGGGAAATGGAGCAATTGCCGCTCTTGATGCAGAAGAATATTTAGTAGAACACAGTTTATAA
- a CDS encoding thioredoxin family protein, giving the protein MEEILNYEKLREIIADKKLFLLYILSPSCSVCKADFPKIKEIAERENIKSYKIDATKVKKAVGQLSLFSVPAVLLFYEKKEIHRQARIIDFEELKFRIEQIKLIKL; this is encoded by the coding sequence ATGGAAGAAATACTAAATTATGAAAAATTAAGAGAAATTATTGCTGATAAAAAATTATTCTTGCTTTATATTTTAAGTCCAAGTTGCAGTGTTTGTAAAGCGGACTTTCCAAAAATTAAAGAAATTGCAGAAAGAGAAAATATAAAAAGTTATAAAATTGATGCGACAAAAGTAAAAAAGGCTGTAGGTCAACTATCGCTTTTTTCTGTTCCCGCTGTTCTCCTTTTTTATGAAAAAAAAGAAATTCATAGACAAGCAAGAATTATAGATTTTGAAGAATTGAAATTTAGAATTGAACAAATTAAATTAATAAAACTTTAA
- a CDS encoding NRAMP family divalent metal transporter: MSTEITETNLETNSTWKTKLRAMGPGILMASAAVGGSHIVSSAQAGAIYGWQLLLVVILVNLFKYPFFRFGVQYTLNTEKSLVEGYSHRGKAYLWIFFILNVFSAMVNTAAVGILTGAIMMNIIPKSWGLSVGQITIILIILIWAMIILGGYSVLDGISKFVMITLTLATTIAVIIAAIKGGRHIPANFVAPSPWNLAALPFIISLMGWMPAPIEISAINSMWLEEKKRTSEVSYEDGLFDFNVGYIGTAILAVIFLALGALIQYGSPEKVKPASAAYIAQLIKMYMSEIGSWSRLLIAFIAFMCLFGTTITVIDGYSRANEEALRILLGKEKSSQKALNIWFTVTSIIGILIVLLFEGNVAKMMRFAMIASFISTPVFAWLNLQLVKTGKHKVSGALYWLSVVGLIYLSGFAIFFLIAYFGKLV; encoded by the coding sequence ATGAGTACAGAAATTACAGAAACAAATTTAGAAACAAATTCAACTTGGAAAACAAAATTGAGAGCGATGGGACCTGGTATCCTTATGGCATCTGCCGCTGTAGGAGGTTCACACATTGTATCATCGGCACAAGCAGGAGCAATTTACGGATGGCAACTACTTCTTGTCGTTATTTTAGTAAACTTATTTAAGTATCCATTCTTTAGATTTGGTGTTCAATATACATTAAATACAGAAAAAAGTTTAGTTGAAGGGTACAGTCACAGAGGAAAGGCTTATCTTTGGATATTTTTCATATTAAACGTATTTTCAGCAATGGTAAATACGGCAGCTGTAGGTATTCTTACAGGAGCAATTATGATGAATATTATTCCAAAAAGTTGGGGACTTTCAGTTGGACAAATAACAATAATATTAATAATTTTAATTTGGGCAATGATAATTCTTGGAGGATATAGCGTTCTTGATGGAATTTCAAAATTTGTTATGATTACTTTGACACTAGCAACAACAATTGCAGTAATTATCGCTGCTATTAAAGGTGGTCGTCATATTCCAGCAAATTTTGTAGCACCTTCACCATGGAATCTTGCAGCACTTCCATTTATTATATCATTAATGGGTTGGATGCCTGCACCAATAGAAATTTCAGCAATAAATTCAATGTGGCTGGAAGAAAAGAAACGTACATCAGAAGTTTCATATGAAGATGGGTTATTTGATTTTAATGTTGGATATATTGGAACAGCTATTCTTGCAGTTATCTTTTTAGCACTTGGAGCATTAATCCAATATGGTTCACCAGAAAAAGTAAAACCAGCAAGTGCCGCTTATATCGCACAACTTATAAAAATGTATATGTCTGAAATCGGTTCATGGTCAAGATTGCTTATCGCATTCATTGCATTTATGTGCCTTTTCGGAACAACAATTACAGTTATTGATGGATATTCTCGTGCAAATGAAGAAGCATTGCGTATTCTTTTAGGAAAAGAAAAATCTTCGCAAAAAGCTCTTAATATCTGGTTTACAGTAACTTCAATAATAGGTATTTTAATCGTACTTTTATTCGAAGGAAATGTTGCTAAAATGATGCGTTTTGCAATGATTGCCTCATTTATCTCAACACCAGTTTTCGCATGGTTGAACTTACAACTTGTTAAAACAGGAAAACATAAAGTTTCAGGAGCATTATACTGGCTTTCTGTTGTAGGATTAATTTACCTTTCAGGATTTGCAATTTTCTTCTTAATTGCTTATTTTGGAAAACTTGTATAA